From the Halomonas meridiana genome, one window contains:
- a CDS encoding DUF2231 domain-containing protein, translating into MTQTPQRSIKSRASLAGHPLHPVMIHFPVAALMALVACDLAYWYTQDMFWLRGGLWLAGVGAFGGWIASVAGIIDLVSVARIRRLITGWSHAIVAVVMLSLASLNWLLRFTEPDAVLPWGLAISLVTAGLIALAGWLGGQLVYEHAVGVEVEQ; encoded by the coding sequence ATGACACAGACTCCCCAACGCTCGATCAAAAGCCGCGCATCGCTGGCAGGGCACCCGCTTCACCCAGTGATGATTCACTTCCCGGTGGCGGCCCTGATGGCGTTGGTCGCCTGCGACTTGGCCTACTGGTATACCCAGGATATGTTCTGGCTGCGCGGCGGGCTCTGGCTGGCGGGGGTTGGCGCGTTTGGCGGCTGGATTGCGTCGGTGGCCGGGATTATCGACCTGGTATCGGTGGCCCGCATCCGCCGTTTGATCACGGGCTGGAGTCACGCGATAGTCGCTGTCGTCATGCTCTCTCTGGCGTCGCTGAACTGGCTGCTGCGTTTCACTGAGCCCGATGCGGTGCTGCCGTGGGGGTTGGCCATCTCGCTGGTAACGGCCGGTTTGATTGCGCTGGCCGGGTGGCTCGGTGGCCAGCTGGTGTACGAGCACGCGGTGGGCGTTGAAGTGGAGCAGTGA
- the coxB gene encoding cytochrome c oxidase subunit II: MRERHSATCILSYRTARRARRLAYWLGGGLLLGVAGCSGDSSILDPAGPAARDVRLIWWVMLGFATIVLIGVTVVWLYAFKPRNVERTPTQERRIARRWIIGGGLILPIASITALLMFGVPAGQRMLPLPLGEPPEVIEVIGHQWWWEVRYPGAEGGEVVTANQLVMPAGEPVDFHVSGADVIHAFWVPRLGGKIDMLPGRVNKIRLEADEPAVFGAQCAELCGVGHAHMHLYVEAVPREAFDTWLAARQDAELSELATQDTTHEGAREAFATHCASCHQVAGVSQGGVGPNLSDVGSRTMLGAGVMAMEEGAVSQWLQQHQTLKPGNKMPAHDDIDTDTLDALGAWLETLTP; this comes from the coding sequence ATGAGGGAACGCCATAGCGCCACATGCATCCTGTCGTATCGAACAGCGCGCCGAGCCCGTCGACTGGCCTATTGGCTAGGGGGTGGCTTGCTGTTAGGTGTCGCGGGTTGCAGCGGCGACAGCTCTATCTTAGACCCTGCTGGGCCCGCCGCAAGAGACGTGCGGTTAATTTGGTGGGTGATGCTGGGGTTTGCCACCATCGTGCTGATCGGTGTCACCGTGGTTTGGCTCTACGCCTTCAAGCCGCGCAACGTGGAGCGCACGCCTACCCAAGAACGACGTATTGCCCGGCGTTGGATCATTGGCGGTGGCCTCATTTTGCCCATTGCAAGTATTACGGCGCTGCTAATGTTTGGGGTGCCCGCCGGGCAGCGCATGCTACCGCTCCCGCTAGGCGAGCCGCCTGAAGTGATTGAAGTGATCGGCCACCAATGGTGGTGGGAGGTGCGCTACCCAGGCGCCGAAGGCGGCGAAGTCGTCACCGCTAACCAGCTCGTCATGCCCGCCGGGGAGCCGGTGGATTTTCACGTGAGCGGCGCGGATGTCATTCACGCGTTTTGGGTGCCGCGCCTGGGCGGCAAAATCGACATGCTGCCAGGAAGGGTGAATAAAATCCGTTTGGAAGCCGATGAGCCCGCCGTGTTTGGCGCCCAGTGTGCCGAGCTGTGCGGGGTGGGCCATGCCCATATGCATTTGTATGTCGAAGCCGTGCCCCGTGAAGCATTCGATACATGGCTGGCAGCTCGCCAAGACGCAGAACTAAGCGAATTAGCGACGCAAGATACCACTCATGAGGGTGCAAGAGAGGCCTTTGCAACCCACTGCGCGAGCTGCCATCAAGTGGCTGGCGTCAGCCAGGGCGGTGTAGGGCCTAACCTCTCGGATGTCGGTAGCCGCACGATGCTGGGTGCCGGTGTGATGGCCATGGAAGAGGGCGCGGTGAGCCAGTGGTTGCAGCAGCACCAAACGCTGAAGCCGGGCAATAAAATGCCCGCCCACGACGATATTGATACGGACACCTTGGATGCCCTGGGTGCTTGGCTGGAGACCTTGACCCCATGA
- the ctaD gene encoding cytochrome c oxidase subunit I codes for MKSVNQEAVEQDPQQLHEDLHDIWGNPKGLKALTIVNHTTLGLRFMITGMVFFLIGGILAMLVRTQLAMPDQDFMSPEIYNQVTTMHGTVMMFLFAIPMLEGLAIYLIPKMIGARDLVCPRLTSLGYFCYLFGGIILTSSLIIEMAPSSGWFMYTPLSSKEFAPDLGSDFWLLGITFVEISALSAGVELVVSILRTRTQGMALHKMPLFAWYILAMALMIVVGFPPLILGSVLLELERAVGMPFFQIAGGGDPVLWQHLFWLFGHPEVYIIFLPAAGIVSTLIPVFAGRPIVGYGWVVAAITIMGFISFGLWVHHMFTIGIPQLAQAFFSAASMLVAVPTAIQVFVWIATLWLGKPKMKLPMLWVMGFLIIFVCGGLTGVMLALVPFNWQVHDTHFVVAHMHYVLVGGMFFPLIAGLYYWLPLFSGRMPSENLGRWGFWLTFLGFNGTFLIMHWTGLLGMPRRIYTYEAGSGWEIFNLLSSISSFVLSAGIAMVLLDIALHFRFGKPAKHNPWNADTLEWANTMPPSAYNFVSLPSVETRHPLWDDPNLPHIMAEGKHSLAVASHGRREMWGTDPISGKVREIIHLPGNSWWPLFAAAALAVVCLSLLTKVYALAGVFVIIAGIFLLRWSWENGAHPKAAPDAGVKPGDPPLHSRTMDGPGLWAMGVFLIANGSFYLSYLFGWFYLWTVSPEWRMPETPPLSLILMGAAGVAVLAGCSVMEKLVRGLRQQRDAGLGAGFYLAAALGALQVGLTGWALGQAELAPTQTSHDAVMLVGLVYALFHGGLAVILTVLQGLRVGYGYVGAHAPFEPGVVALLWRYNVVTFGLLIGALAVLPRVLGG; via the coding sequence ATGAAGAGCGTGAATCAAGAGGCGGTAGAGCAGGACCCGCAGCAACTACACGAAGACCTACATGACATTTGGGGTAACCCGAAAGGGCTAAAGGCCCTCACCATTGTGAACCATACGACGCTAGGCCTGCGTTTTATGATCACCGGGATGGTGTTTTTCCTGATTGGCGGCATTCTCGCCATGCTGGTGCGTACCCAGCTAGCGATGCCCGACCAGGACTTTATGTCGCCGGAGATCTATAACCAGGTCACCACCATGCACGGCACGGTGATGATGTTTCTGTTCGCCATTCCCATGCTGGAGGGGCTGGCGATTTACCTGATCCCTAAAATGATTGGTGCCCGTGACTTGGTGTGTCCACGGCTAACGTCGTTGGGTTATTTCTGCTACCTGTTTGGCGGGATTATTCTCACCTCCAGCCTAATTATTGAGATGGCGCCTTCAAGCGGTTGGTTTATGTACACGCCGCTGAGCAGTAAAGAGTTTGCCCCAGATTTGGGCTCCGATTTTTGGCTGCTGGGCATCACCTTTGTGGAGATATCAGCGCTCTCGGCGGGGGTGGAGCTGGTGGTGTCTATCTTACGCACCCGCACCCAGGGCATGGCGCTGCATAAGATGCCGCTGTTTGCGTGGTATATCCTCGCCATGGCGCTAATGATCGTGGTGGGCTTTCCACCGCTGATCCTCGGCAGCGTGCTGCTGGAGCTTGAACGGGCGGTAGGCATGCCGTTTTTCCAAATTGCGGGCGGCGGCGACCCGGTGCTCTGGCAGCACCTGTTCTGGCTGTTTGGCCATCCGGAGGTGTACATCATCTTCCTACCTGCCGCTGGTATTGTCTCCACCTTGATTCCGGTGTTTGCCGGGCGGCCCATTGTGGGGTACGGCTGGGTAGTGGCAGCGATTACCATCATGGGCTTTATCAGTTTTGGGCTGTGGGTTCACCACATGTTCACCATTGGCATTCCGCAGCTGGCTCAGGCGTTTTTCTCGGCGGCCAGTATGCTGGTGGCCGTGCCCACGGCGATTCAGGTGTTTGTCTGGATAGCCACGCTCTGGCTTGGCAAGCCTAAAATGAAGCTGCCCATGCTGTGGGTGATGGGCTTTTTAATTATCTTTGTGTGCGGCGGGTTAACCGGCGTCATGCTGGCGCTGGTGCCGTTTAACTGGCAGGTGCACGACACCCACTTTGTGGTGGCGCACATGCACTACGTGCTGGTGGGGGGCATGTTCTTCCCGCTAATCGCCGGGCTTTACTACTGGCTGCCGCTCTTTTCTGGGCGAATGCCCTCCGAAAACCTGGGGCGCTGGGGCTTCTGGCTTACCTTCCTGGGCTTTAACGGCACCTTCTTGATCATGCACTGGACCGGGCTGCTCGGTATGCCCCGGCGGATTTACACCTATGAAGCGGGGTCGGGCTGGGAGATTTTTAACCTGCTCTCATCCATCAGTAGCTTTGTGCTCTCGGCAGGGATTGCCATGGTGCTGTTGGATATCGCGCTGCACTTCCGGTTTGGCAAGCCCGCCAAGCATAACCCTTGGAATGCCGATACGCTGGAGTGGGCCAACACCATGCCGCCCAGCGCCTATAATTTCGTGAGCCTACCCAGTGTGGAAACCCGGCATCCGCTGTGGGATGACCCGAACCTGCCGCATATCATGGCCGAGGGTAAGCACTCGCTGGCGGTGGCCTCCCACGGCAGGCGGGAGATGTGGGGCACCGATCCAATTTCGGGCAAGGTGCGCGAGATTATCCACCTGCCCGGTAACTCCTGGTGGCCGCTGTTTGCCGCTGCCGCGCTTGCGGTGGTGTGCCTGAGCCTGCTAACCAAGGTGTACGCGTTGGCAGGCGTGTTCGTGATAATTGCCGGTATCTTCCTGCTGCGCTGGTCCTGGGAGAACGGGGCGCATCCTAAAGCGGCACCGGATGCGGGCGTAAAACCGGGCGATCCACCGCTCCATTCGCGCACGATGGACGGCCCGGGCCTCTGGGCGATGGGTGTTTTTCTGATCGCCAACGGATCGTTTTATCTCTCTTATCTGTTTGGCTGGTTCTATCTCTGGACCGTTTCACCGGAATGGCGGATGCCGGAGACGCCGCCGCTATCGCTCATATTAATGGGTGCAGCTGGCGTAGCGGTTTTAGCCGGTTGTAGTGTGATGGAAAAGCTGGTGCGTGGGCTGCGCCAGCAGCGTGACGCCGGGCTAGGCGCAGGCTTCTATTTAGCCGCTGCGTTAGGTGCGCTCCAGGTGGGGCTAACGGGCTGGGCGCTGGGGCAAGCCGAGCTTGCCCCTACGCAAACCTCCCACGATGCGGTGATGCTGGTAGGCCTTGTCTACGCCCTGTTCCACGGCGGTTTAGCGGTCATCTTGACCGTGCTTCAAGGCCTGCGTGTGGGCTATGGCTATGTGGGCGCTCATGCTCCCTTCGAGCCGGGCGTAGTAGCCCTGCTTTGGCGCTATAACGTGGTCACCTTTGGGCTGCTCATAGGGGCGCTGGCGGTGCTGCCCCGCGTGTTAGGAGGGTAG
- a CDS encoding heavy metal translocating P-type ATPase has product MSVTVNSDSPAYDDAPLYTLHGMWCTSCALAVEGALARVPGVAEASVHYPTATVWVKGTPAATQLAALAPVVKRLGYQLSELEPVQDAQQRLAQESRYLTLRLIVGAVLGMWTMLASLLIYVGALPNATIELVVAWVAGAFSLPVVLYSGLPFYRAGWRTLLARRPGMDVLVSLGVIGAIAVSVGLLLRGSSEVYFDTAVMLIVLLLVGRLVETLCRQRGLKAFDALRLPEADVVVCQGGQRDTQPVGEVSMRAVIEVPPGEQVPLDGLLETPGWLDTATLTGESVPCYLHAGQRVYAGCRYAAGLNAAPLKVTVTATVGQRRVDKLCEQMRRAQAKKGELHKLADRFASWLSPVALLLAVLTLPLGLLLGLGLEDAAVRALSVLVVACPCAVGLAVPLASLAGSSQALQQGIALRDPAAFETLANVRGIAFDKTGTLTRGQHQVVHAALRQGEDLTIFQTMLHSAVSQSEHPLASGLLDWANKAETATPPKALHKVLHLEEHPGKGQQTTFQNGERWWSGSAAWIEQQLGTSLPDNAQHPDYAFASQVVVANSRGWLATLYCADQPVSDATASLAELQRSGYIVALISGDRQGPVGWLGLQVGLAKNACYAQRSPEAKAALLKALPSPTLYVGDGVNDTLSLAEAGVGVAPMQASEAARNGAAAQLLWPGVSGIVRLLALAKRTRRVMVQNLVFSALYNTLALGLVIMMAVPPLAAVLAMAASSLSVTLNTARLAWAEPDEASDSPVPALSAQRSMPPTEGQSRPTA; this is encoded by the coding sequence TTGTCTGTAACCGTAAACAGTGACTCGCCTGCTTATGACGACGCACCGCTCTATACGCTTCATGGCATGTGGTGTACCAGCTGTGCGCTGGCGGTAGAGGGCGCGCTAGCCCGCGTGCCGGGAGTCGCTGAGGCCAGCGTTCATTACCCTACTGCAACGGTATGGGTGAAAGGCACTCCCGCAGCAACTCAGTTGGCGGCGTTAGCCCCCGTGGTGAAACGGCTGGGCTATCAGCTGAGCGAGCTAGAACCAGTACAAGATGCCCAGCAGCGCTTAGCCCAAGAGAGCCGCTACCTCACGCTGCGCCTGATTGTAGGTGCGGTGTTGGGCATGTGGACCATGTTGGCATCGCTGCTGATCTACGTGGGCGCGCTGCCCAATGCCACCATAGAGCTGGTCGTTGCGTGGGTGGCCGGTGCCTTTTCACTGCCCGTCGTGCTCTATTCCGGCCTTCCGTTTTACCGAGCGGGGTGGCGCACGCTATTGGCCCGACGCCCCGGCATGGATGTATTGGTAAGCCTGGGGGTGATAGGCGCCATAGCGGTATCGGTAGGGCTGCTGCTGCGCGGCTCTTCTGAGGTCTATTTCGATACTGCGGTGATGCTGATTGTGCTGCTTCTGGTGGGCCGGCTGGTCGAAACCCTGTGCAGGCAGCGGGGGCTTAAAGCCTTTGATGCACTAAGGCTGCCGGAAGCTGATGTGGTGGTTTGCCAAGGCGGGCAGCGCGACACGCAGCCCGTTGGGGAAGTCTCCATGAGAGCCGTGATTGAAGTGCCCCCTGGTGAGCAGGTGCCCTTGGATGGACTGCTGGAAACGCCCGGCTGGCTGGATACCGCCACGCTCACTGGGGAAAGCGTGCCCTGTTATCTGCATGCTGGGCAGCGCGTCTATGCGGGCTGCCGCTATGCGGCGGGGCTAAACGCAGCGCCTTTGAAGGTGACTGTGACGGCCACCGTCGGCCAGCGGCGGGTGGATAAACTGTGCGAGCAAATGCGCCGCGCCCAGGCAAAAAAGGGCGAATTGCACAAGCTGGCCGACCGCTTTGCCTCATGGCTAAGCCCCGTAGCGCTGCTGCTGGCTGTGCTGACACTCCCACTCGGGCTGCTATTGGGCCTTGGTCTAGAAGACGCTGCTGTGCGTGCGCTTTCTGTTTTAGTGGTGGCTTGCCCCTGCGCGGTGGGGCTGGCGGTTCCGCTGGCAAGCCTTGCCGGTAGCAGCCAAGCGTTACAGCAGGGCATTGCGCTTCGCGACCCTGCTGCTTTTGAAACCCTGGCGAACGTACGCGGCATTGCCTTCGATAAAACCGGTACGCTCACCCGGGGTCAGCATCAGGTAGTGCACGCCGCACTGCGCCAGGGCGAAGATCTCACGATTTTTCAGACGATGCTGCACAGCGCCGTCAGCCAAAGCGAACACCCGCTAGCCAGCGGTTTGCTGGACTGGGCGAACAAGGCTGAAACAGCAACGCCGCCCAAGGCACTTCATAAAGTACTTCATCTTGAGGAGCATCCCGGCAAAGGCCAGCAAACAACGTTTCAAAACGGAGAGCGATGGTGGTCAGGTAGCGCCGCATGGATAGAGCAGCAGCTGGGCACATCGTTGCCAGATAACGCCCAACACCCTGACTACGCCTTTGCTTCACAGGTGGTAGTAGCCAACAGCCGCGGTTGGCTTGCCACGCTCTACTGTGCCGACCAGCCGGTAAGCGATGCGACAGCGAGCCTTGCCGAACTACAGCGCTCAGGGTACATCGTGGCGCTGATCAGCGGCGACCGCCAGGGGCCGGTGGGCTGGCTTGGCCTGCAGGTGGGGCTAGCAAAAAACGCGTGCTACGCCCAGCGTTCGCCGGAAGCCAAAGCTGCGCTGCTCAAAGCGCTGCCATCGCCCACGCTCTATGTGGGCGACGGGGTGAACGATACCTTGAGCCTTGCCGAAGCCGGGGTAGGCGTCGCCCCCATGCAAGCCAGCGAAGCCGCCCGCAACGGAGCGGCCGCACAGCTGCTTTGGCCTGGGGTGAGCGGTATCGTAAGGCTATTGGCACTGGCTAAGCGCACCCGCCGAGTCATGGTACAAAACCTAGTGTTTTCGGCGCTTTATAACACGCTGGCGCTTGGGCTGGTGATAATGATGGCGGTACCGCCCTTGGCCGCCGTACTGGCGATGGCAGCAAGCTCGCTCAGCGTGACGTTAAATACAGCGCGCCTTGCGTGGGCAGAGCCTGACGAGGCTAGCGATAGCCCAGTACCTGCCCTAAGCGCTCAGCGTTCGATGCCACCCACTGAGGGTCAATCGCGCCCCACTGCTTAA
- a CDS encoding helix-turn-helix domain-containing protein has translation MSLSKTKSSFYRRLYVAHLIEQGVASVPALMEATGMPRRTAQDTITSLGELDIECVFEKGDGERHNIGHYTIKQWGAIDPQWVASNAERLGQVLGYR, from the coding sequence ATGTCGCTCAGCAAAACAAAATCCAGCTTTTACCGCCGCCTTTACGTGGCCCACTTGATTGAGCAAGGCGTGGCCAGCGTACCCGCGCTGATGGAAGCCACCGGCATGCCGAGGCGCACCGCCCAAGACACCATTACGTCCCTGGGGGAATTGGATATTGAGTGCGTATTTGAAAAAGGCGACGGCGAGCGCCACAACATTGGCCACTACACCATTAAGCAGTGGGGCGCGATTGACCCTCAGTGGGTGGCATCGAACGCTGAGCGCTTAGGGCAGGTACTGGGCTATCGCTAG
- a CDS encoding PA0069 family radical SAM protein, with the protein MTSLDPSRATVHKGRGATYDPHNRFAPTRSVAEDDGWWQEEAPTSLATEVREEASKSALSWNNSPDLPFDRSLNPYRGCEHGCVYCYARPSHAYWDLSPGLDFETKLIARHGLVEHLKEELCHPHYVCRPINLSGNTDCYQPLEATYQTTRRLLELLLACRHPVTLVTKSTLILRDIDLLAEMAEHRLVRVFVSLTSLDANLKRTLEPRAASPQARLKVIRELNTAGIPVGTLVSPIIPGLTDHEIERILEAASRAGARTATWMLLRLPHEVAPLFEAWLEAHYPKRAAKVMSLMRQCRGGKTYDAAFGKRFRGEGVFADLIAQRFQRASRQWNMQPRTEQGLNTRDFRPPRAQGDLFD; encoded by the coding sequence ATGACATCACTGGATCCCTCTCGCGCTACCGTGCATAAAGGGCGCGGTGCAACCTACGACCCGCATAATCGTTTTGCCCCTACCCGCAGCGTGGCGGAGGATGATGGCTGGTGGCAGGAAGAAGCCCCTACCTCACTGGCAACAGAAGTGCGCGAGGAAGCCAGTAAAAGCGCGCTCTCTTGGAACAACTCGCCGGACTTACCTTTTGATCGTTCGCTTAACCCGTATCGCGGTTGTGAGCATGGCTGTGTCTACTGCTATGCGCGTCCCTCTCACGCCTATTGGGATTTATCACCGGGGCTGGATTTTGAAACCAAATTGATCGCCCGCCACGGGCTGGTGGAGCATTTAAAAGAGGAGCTTTGCCACCCCCACTATGTTTGCCGCCCCATTAACCTCTCCGGCAATACCGACTGTTACCAGCCGCTAGAGGCCACCTACCAAACCACCCGCCGCTTGCTGGAATTGCTGTTGGCTTGCCGCCACCCGGTGACGCTAGTGACGAAAAGCACGCTGATTTTGCGGGATATCGATCTACTAGCAGAAATGGCGGAGCATCGCTTGGTGCGGGTGTTCGTGAGCTTGACCAGCCTAGACGCTAACCTAAAACGCACGCTGGAACCCCGTGCGGCATCGCCGCAGGCACGCCTGAAAGTGATTCGTGAGCTAAACACGGCGGGAATACCGGTGGGCACGCTGGTATCGCCGATTATTCCCGGCCTGACCGACCACGAAATTGAGCGCATTCTGGAAGCCGCCAGCCGTGCCGGGGCGCGCACCGCCACCTGGATGCTGCTGAGGCTACCCCACGAGGTCGCGCCGCTGTTTGAAGCGTGGCTAGAAGCCCACTACCCCAAGCGCGCCGCTAAGGTAATGAGTTTGATGCGCCAGTGCCGGGGCGGTAAAACCTACGATGCGGCCTTTGGTAAGCGCTTTCGCGGTGAGGGAGTATTCGCTGACTTAATCGCCCAGCGGTTTCAGCGTGCTAGCCGCCAATGGAACATGCAGCCACGCACCGAGCAGGGGCTGAATACCCGTGATTTTCGCCCGCCCCGGGCACAGGGGGATTTATTTGATTAG
- a CDS encoding cysteine hydrolase family protein, with protein sequence MYATKNQRVALIIIDMQQGMATEKAGERNNPQAEANIQRLLATWQQSQQSVVHVRHLSRSPESPFWPGQSGVLFQPAFEPLATEHIVDKNVPDAFTHSGLERWLRVRGIYKLVIVGVSTSNSVEATVRSAGNLGFDTYVVSDATFTFAKQDYAGIYRTGEEVHAMSLANLDGEYAEVVSTEEALALL encoded by the coding sequence ATGTACGCGACGAAGAATCAGCGTGTGGCGCTGATCATTATCGACATGCAGCAGGGCATGGCGACTGAAAAAGCGGGAGAGCGCAATAACCCGCAAGCCGAAGCCAACATTCAGCGACTGCTAGCCACTTGGCAGCAAAGCCAGCAGTCAGTGGTTCATGTGCGTCATCTCTCTCGCTCACCCGAATCGCCTTTTTGGCCCGGGCAGAGCGGCGTGCTATTCCAGCCTGCGTTTGAGCCACTCGCTACCGAACATATCGTCGATAAAAACGTGCCCGATGCGTTCACGCACTCTGGGTTAGAGCGCTGGCTACGCGTACGCGGCATCTATAAGCTGGTCATTGTAGGCGTCAGTACCAGTAATTCGGTCGAAGCCACGGTACGTTCAGCGGGGAATTTAGGCTTCGATACTTATGTGGTGAGCGATGCCACCTTCACATTCGCAAAGCAAGATTACGCTGGTATCTATCGCACTGGCGAAGAGGTGCATGCGATGTCGCTTGCGAATTTAGACGGGGAGTATGCGGAGGTTGTGAGTACGGAAGAGGCATTGGCCTTACTGTAA
- a CDS encoding gamma-glutamylcyclotransferase: MQHLHQAIQHCPRVAVYGTLKYGHRNHHWLNGADMLGQDRLTGITLYDLGPYPGAKLTPSTGVTVEVYAIYAEQLARLDELEDYLHNSPDKGMYDRRVLATQYGDAWCYIYNPPVEATSQIKSGEW, translated from the coding sequence ATGCAGCATCTTCACCAAGCCATCCAGCACTGCCCACGAGTAGCGGTATACGGCACGTTAAAGTACGGCCATCGCAATCATCACTGGCTAAACGGCGCTGACATGCTGGGCCAAGACCGTTTAACGGGAATCACACTTTACGACCTTGGCCCCTACCCAGGCGCTAAGCTCACGCCATCTACAGGCGTTACGGTGGAAGTGTATGCCATTTACGCCGAACAGCTAGCACGATTGGATGAGCTAGAAGATTACCTGCATAACTCTCCCGACAAGGGGATGTACGACCGAAGGGTGTTGGCAACACAGTATGGCGATGCCTGGTGCTATATCTACAATCCACCGGTTGAGGCAACGTCGCAGATCAAGAGCGGAGAGTGGTAA
- the pgi gene encoding glucose-6-phosphate isomerase: protein MFQLTRSVTWQALERLRDKTANDRIRDYFTNDPQRFEKMSLRVGGLFLDYSKHQVSDEVLAKLIELADHSALVQRRAQMFSGDIINVTENRPVLHTALRHLGDEPVYVDGEDVMPEITRTREQIKLFSEAVRSGEWKGYNGQRIKDVVNIGIGGSDLGPNMAVRALLKYRHPELHFHFVSNVDGTHIQKVLSRLDPATTLFIVSTKTFSTQETLLNAKTARRWFLENAGEDADVGAHFIAASTNRKAAMEFGIREENVFEFWAWVGGRYSMWSSIGLPIALSIGFEGFIELLEGAHEMDRHFIEAPFAQNMPVLMALIGIWYINFIGAETQAIVPYDQALNQLPSFLQQLDMESNGKSVDIFGHPVNYKTGPIVWGQTGSNGQHAFFQLLHQGTRYVPIDFIASLKPEPGVEDHHFALLTNMLAQANAFMEGSQGDSKELSQLDPYSCPGNRPSSTLLLDELTPKNLGALIALYEHKVFVQGVIWNINSFDQWGVQLGKRIAGEISERIDANAADFDASTQGLLELVRAHFPTSARKADSAEPASSDKKPVRKKR, encoded by the coding sequence ATGTTTCAACTCACTCGCAGCGTTACTTGGCAGGCCCTAGAGCGCCTGCGCGATAAAACCGCCAATGACCGCATTCGTGACTACTTTACGAATGATCCGCAGCGCTTTGAAAAAATGAGCCTCCGCGTCGGCGGCCTTTTTCTAGATTACTCCAAGCATCAGGTATCGGATGAAGTGCTGGCTAAACTAATCGAGCTAGCCGACCATTCCGCCCTGGTACAGCGCCGCGCCCAAATGTTTTCTGGCGACATTATCAACGTGACCGAGAACCGCCCGGTACTCCACACCGCCCTACGCCATCTTGGTGATGAACCGGTGTATGTGGACGGCGAAGACGTGATGCCAGAAATCACCCGCACCCGCGAGCAGATCAAGCTGTTCTCGGAAGCGGTGCGTAGCGGCGAGTGGAAAGGCTATAACGGCCAGCGTATTAAAGATGTGGTCAATATCGGCATCGGCGGCTCGGACCTTGGCCCCAACATGGCAGTGCGTGCGCTGTTGAAGTATCGCCACCCAGAGCTGCACTTCCACTTCGTTTCCAACGTGGACGGCACCCATATACAGAAAGTGCTGTCGCGGCTAGACCCCGCCACCACGCTGTTTATCGTCTCTACCAAAACCTTCTCCACCCAGGAAACCCTGCTCAACGCCAAGACGGCGCGGCGCTGGTTCCTGGAGAACGCTGGCGAAGACGCGGACGTGGGCGCGCACTTCATTGCCGCTTCCACCAACCGCAAAGCGGCGATGGAGTTCGGTATTCGCGAAGAGAACGTGTTTGAGTTTTGGGCCTGGGTGGGCGGCCGCTACTCCATGTGGTCTTCCATCGGCTTACCGATTGCGCTCTCGATTGGCTTTGAAGGCTTTATCGAGCTGCTGGAAGGCGCCCATGAGATGGACCGGCACTTTATCGAAGCGCCTTTCGCTCAGAACATGCCGGTACTGATGGCGCTGATCGGCATCTGGTACATCAACTTTATCGGCGCGGAAACCCAGGCCATCGTGCCCTACGACCAAGCGCTCAACCAGTTACCCTCTTTCCTGCAGCAGCTGGATATGGAGTCTAACGGCAAGTCGGTGGATATTTTCGGCCACCCGGTGAACTACAAAACCGGCCCGATTGTGTGGGGCCAAACCGGCTCCAACGGCCAGCACGCCTTCTTCCAGCTGCTGCACCAGGGCACGCGCTATGTGCCCATCGATTTTATCGCCTCGCTCAAGCCGGAACCGGGCGTGGAAGACCACCACTTCGCGCTACTGACCAACATGCTGGCCCAAGCCAACGCCTTTATGGAAGGCAGCCAAGGCGACAGCAAAGAGCTTAGCCAGCTCGACCCCTACAGCTGCCCCGGCAACCGCCCCTCCAGCACCCTGCTGCTCGACGAGCTAACGCCGAAAAACCTGGGCGCGCTGATTGCGCTCTACGAGCACAAGGTGTTCGTGCAGGGCGTGATTTGGAACATCAACTCGTTCGACCAGTGGGGCGTACAGCTAGGCAAGCGCATCGCCGGTGAAATCAGCGAGCGCATCGATGCCAACGCCGCCGACTTCGACGCTTCTACGCAGGGGCTTTTGGAGTTAGTACGAGCGCACTTTCCCACCAGCGCACGCAAAGCCGATAGCGCCGAGCCAGCAAGCAGCGATAAAAAACCGGTGCGGAAGAAGCGTTAG